A portion of the Lolium rigidum isolate FL_2022 chromosome 1, APGP_CSIRO_Lrig_0.1, whole genome shotgun sequence genome contains these proteins:
- the LOC124684778 gene encoding heavy metal-associated isoprenylated plant protein 2-like — protein MSKKTVLRVDTSCGKCKRKVLLAVSSLQGVDKIEIDSEKGTMTVTGGVDPVDVVEATRRKACKRADIVTIGSATTTAPSSSKPEEKKKPEQKPQQQQWEEKTYVVAAAAAERRAPEPPMTLYVHHVPPPPHSWHPAYDQHGAVMAYQQDPCSIM, from the exons ATGTCGAAGAAGACGGTGCTGAGGGTGGACACCTCCTGCGGCAAATGCAAGCGCAAGGTCCTGCTCGCCGTCTCCAGCCTCCAAG GTGTGGACAAGATCGAGATCGACTCGGAGAAGGGCACGATGACGGTGACCGGCGGCGTCGACCCGGTGGACGTGGTGGAGGCCACGAGGAGGAAGGCCTGCAAGCGTGCTGACATCGTCACCATCGGTTCAGCGACCACGACGGCGCCGTCCAGCTCCAagccggaggagaagaagaagcccGAGCAGAAACCGCAGCAGCAGCAGTGGGAGGAGAAGACGTACgtggtggccgcggcggcggccgagagGAGGGCGCCTGAGCCGCCGATGACGCTGTACGTGCAccacgtcccgccgccgccgcactcgtGGCACCCCGCGTACGATCAGCATGGCGCCGTCATGGCTTACCAGCAGGACCCCTGCTCCATCATGTAG
- the LOC124690362 gene encoding inositol-pentakisphosphate 2-kinase IPK1-like has translation MDVVLQAGDAGDWVYKGEGAANLILSYTGSSPSMLGKVLRAKKILNDKAQPSPTCEVFSTSEQLVWGEIPGLVESLKQDCLPQAYAQVMSQHLGANHVDGGVRARVSKEFLEIVGKNVLSSRPAWRVTASAIDTSADSALLISDHSLFSGKPRGSSCIAVEIKAKCGFLPSSEYISQENSIKKQVTRYKMHQQLKFHQGQISKISDYNPLDLFSGSKERIRTAIKSFFSTPQNNFRIFVDGSLHFGGMGGGADTVHPDETEKCLVDLTKVSGLQPSDFIELLSEAIFKSGVLDKLLVTQKLDDHDIEGAIHLYYDIISQPCLVCKNITDAKLLHKYSVLHSLSLDKSCKIVRDFLIAATAKDCSLMMCFRPRESETTDSEYDSVFLESVNRTYDYKAYFVDLDVKPLDKMPHYFKLDQKIVNFYTKNGEVGRVPCDSSKGGSTSGDDSKVQLEH, from the exons ATGGACGTGGTTCTCCAGGCGGGAGATGCGGGCGACTGGGTCTACAAGGGGGAGGGCGCGGCGAACCTCATCCTCAGCTACACCGGCTCCTCGCCTTCCATG CTTGGCAAGGTACTCCGGGCCAAGAAGATTCTAAATGACAAGGCACAACCATCACCAACTTGTGAGGTCTTCTCAACTTCTGAGCAACTTGTGTGGGGCGAGATCCCAGGATTGGTCGAGTCTCTGAAGCAAGACTGCTTGCCACAAGCCTATGCACAGGTCATGAGCCAACATCTGGGTGCCAATCATGTTGATGGAGGG GTTCGTGCCCGTGTGTCTAAGGAATTTTTGGAGATTGTTGGAAAGAATGTGCTCAGCTCCCGTCCTGCTTGGCGAGTGACTGCAAGCGCAATTGATACCAGCGCTGATTCTGCCCTTCTAATTTCTGACCACTCCTTATTTTCTG GAAAGCCTAGAGGTAGCAGTTGCATCGCAGTGGAGATAAAG GCCAAATGTGGGTTCCTTCCATCATCAGAATATATATCACAGGAAAATTCTATTAAGAAACAAGTAACACGGTATAAGATGCATCAACAGCTCAAGTTTCATCAGGGGCAG atatcGAAGATAAGTGACTACAATCCCCTTGATCTGTTTTCTGGGTCGAAAGAAAGAATTCGCACAGCAATCAAATCATTTTTCTCGACTCCTCAGAACAACTTCAGGATTTTCGTGGATGGCTCGTTAcattttggtggcatgggaggTGGTGCTGATACGGTCCATCCTGATGAAACAGAGAAGTGTCTTGTAGATCTGACAAAGGTTAGCGGGCTACAACCATCTGACTTTATTGAGTTGCTGTCAGAGGCAATATTTAAATCTGGGGTATTGGATAAGCTCTTGGTCACTCAAAAACTGGATGATCATGACATCGAAGGGGCAATTCATCTGTATTACGACATCATTTCTCAGCCTTGTTTGGTCTGCAAAAATATAACTGATGCTAAGCTATTGCACAAGTACTCTGTGTTACATTCTCTTTCTTTGGACAAGAGCTGTAAGATTGTCAGGGACTTTCTTATTGCTGCTACTGCAAAGGACTGTAGCCTCATGATGTGCTTTCGGCCAAGAGAGAGTGAAACAACAGATTCTGAGTATGATTCAGTGTTTCTCGAGTCAGTGAACCGAACCTATGATTACAAG GCGTATTTTGTTGATCTTGATGTGAAACCTCTGGATAAGATGCCACATTATTTCAAACTGGACCAAAAGATAGTCAACTTCTACACAAAAAATGGGGAGGTTGGGCGGGTTCCATGTGATTCTTCAAAGGGAGGTAGCACTAGTGGCGACGACTCAAAGGTTCAGTTAgaacattga